A window from Schistosoma haematobium chromosome 1, whole genome shotgun sequence encodes these proteins:
- the TTC8 gene encoding Tetratricopeptide repeat protein 8 (EggNog:ENOG410VAAQ~COG:S), translated as MACWLLNMRAITEDMIGDDEFYTEFNLFDVAFHDQNPVDSCFLRFSSDNSKSATSSLSRAVRPSNLTSRPLTGVYNTNSTETYTNSIETVIRNTSRPITAHYNKYQRKRTTAQLSKEPVHISRLNLAKYTQNLEVACSLFEYLFYVAKEYREALNLTNLICATNNKASNQVSKLLYNEPVEVNWWWYLQQARCLYCLGLKREAECSVSQSLELNPSIEAYTLQAFVAIQLDQPGRALGIYDKGLERFPHDIDLLTGKARIYQKLSNASQSVALYKEISQIDDMNVESLASIAMHYFYEDEPEVSLKYYRRILQYGYESTELYSNLGLCTFYTQQYDLCLSFFNQAIALSDTTNLADIYYNLGHIAINIGELQMAYHCLYLSIMNDNNHAEAYNNLGVLEQKCGNIDMAKELYKTSCQLTFDLFEPHHNLAFLTETLGELQTSYNLTKYSLNLFPNHKDLQNLLFRLKEHFTSI; from the exons ATGGCATGTTGGCTTTTGAATATGAGAGCAATCACGGAGGATATGATTGGTGACGACGAGTTTTACACGGAGTTTAACCTTTTTGATGTCGCATTCCATGATCAAAATCCTGTCGACAGTTGTTTTCTTCGTTTCTCATCAGATAACTCCAAATCAGCTACCAGTAGTTTAAGTCGGGCTGTACG TCCATCAAATCTAACCAGTCGCCCATTAACAGGTGTTTATAATACAAACAGTACAGAGACGTATACAAATTCTATCGAAACAGTTATTCGTAACACTTCAAGACCTATAACTGCTCATTATAATAAATACCAAAGAAAACGAACC ACTGCTCAGTTAAGTAAAGAACCCGTTCATATAAGTCGTTTGAATTTAGCGAAGTATACTCAGAATTTAGAAGTAGCATGTTCATTATTCGAATATTTATTCTATGTTGCTAAAGAATATCGTGAAGCGCTCAATTTGACAAATTTAATATGTGCCACTAATAACAAGGCCAGTAATCAGG TATCGAAATTATTGTATAATGAACCTGTTGAGGTAAATTGGTGGTGGTATTTGCAGCAAGCACGTTGTTTATATTG TCTAGGACTTAAACGAGAAGCTGAatgttcagtcagtcaatcattaGAATTAAATCCGAGTATAGAAGCATATACACTTCAAGCATTTGTTGCAATACAGCTTGATCAGCCCGGTCGTGCACTTGGCATTTATGATAAAGGTTTGGAAAGATTTCCTCATGATATTGATCTATTAACTGGTAAAGCTAGAATATATCAG aaGTTAAGCAATGCCTCACAATCGGTTGCTTTATACAAGGAAATATCTCAAATAGACGATATGAACGTTGAGAGTTTGGCTTCAATTGCAATGCATTATTTTTATGAGGATGAACCAGAAGTCTCACTAAAGTATTATAG acGTATTCTACAATATGGATATGAATCAACTGAGTTATATAGTAATTTAGGATTGTGCACATTTTATACTCAACAATATGATCTATGCTTATCATTTTTCAATCAAGCTATTGCACTAAGTGATACAACGAATTTAGCAGATATTTATTATAATCTGGGACATATCGCAATT AATATTGGAGAACTTCAAATGGCCTATCATTGTTTATATCTCTCTattatgaatgataataatcatgcaGAAGCATACAATAATTTAGGTGTACTAGAACAGAAATGTGGGAATATAGATATG gCTAAAGAATTATATAAAACATCATGTCAGTTAACCTTTGATTTGTTTGAACCACATCACAATTTAGCTTTTCTAACAGAAACT CTTGGTGAATTACAAACAAGttataatttaacaaaatattcattaaatttatttccAAATCATAAAGATTTACAGAATCTATTATTTCGTTTAAAAGAACATTTTACTTCAatttga